The following proteins are co-located in the Ignavibacteria bacterium genome:
- a CDS encoding dUTP diphosphatase: protein MRDKINIKIKRLSKKFLDVPLPAYATDDSSGMDVRAAVDTSVTLSSFETKLIPTDFAMEIPSGYEAQIRPRSGLAAKNFITILNSPGTIDADYRGEVKIILSNLGKEDFVVNRGDRIAQMIISKVEKAELIESEELNNTHRSGGGFGHSGVR, encoded by the coding sequence ATGAGAGATAAAATTAATATCAAGATAAAACGACTTTCGAAAAAATTCCTTGACGTTCCACTTCCAGCTTATGCTACCGACGACTCATCTGGGATGGATGTACGTGCAGCGGTGGACACATCAGTCACACTTAGTTCATTCGAAACAAAATTAATCCCGACTGATTTTGCGATGGAAATTCCTTCCGGTTATGAAGCGCAAATTCGTCCTCGCAGTGGACTTGCAGCAAAAAATTTTATTACAATTTTAAATTCGCCTGGAACAATCGATGCAGATTACCGCGGCGAAGTAAAAATAATTTTATCCAATTTAGGCAAGGAAGACTTTGTTGTAAACCGCGGCGACAGAATCGCTCAGATGATAATTTCCAAAGTTGAAAAAGCGGAACTCATCGAATCGGAAGAATTGAACAATACTCATCGCAGCGGCGGAGGTTTTGGCCACTCGGGAGTTAGGTGA
- a CDS encoding AI-2E family transporter, with protein sequence MKDIKEKLFDFNFLLLMIASLVVFGVLIYSVSSIISPIIVFLILLIILFPLRSNKFASSLLWSSLLLFFIWMFDELGKILAPFIIAFLLAYILDPVLDKLQKKNISRTLSAAIIMIGVSIFIGMVIAFVVPPFFGQITNLISAAPQFANNFQSWIQNNLLVFLEKLGFPKESIETYIISNISAKIEQILTSILNGFLNIFGSIGTVLNQLVNLFIIPILTFYILKDFDFILENFKNLFPKRFHQSMEEFASKINKIVGSYLRGALIVCLINAAVITTFLSIIGVRYSFVLGILSGVFCFIPYFGVLISFSIGFIVALFSGLAPLSLLLIPVLYFGENLLESSIFYPKIVGSQIGMHPAMLILSLFVFSYFLGLVGMLIAVPTTSIILLFVRERIAKRDQSSA encoded by the coding sequence ATGAAAGACATTAAAGAAAAATTATTTGATTTCAATTTTTTGCTTCTGATGATTGCTTCGCTGGTTGTATTCGGTGTATTGATCTATAGCGTCAGCAGCATCATTTCGCCGATCATTGTCTTTTTAATTCTACTGATAATTTTATTCCCGCTGAGATCAAACAAATTCGCAAGCTCGCTGCTGTGGTCTTCGCTGCTTCTGTTCTTCATCTGGATGTTCGATGAGCTGGGAAAGATACTCGCACCGTTCATCATTGCATTCTTACTTGCATACATTCTCGATCCGGTTCTTGATAAGCTTCAGAAAAAAAATATTTCAAGAACTTTGAGTGCTGCAATTATAATGATTGGTGTCTCTATATTTATTGGAATGGTAATCGCATTTGTTGTACCTCCTTTCTTTGGTCAGATCACAAACTTAATTTCAGCAGCACCGCAATTTGCGAATAACTTTCAATCTTGGATTCAAAATAATTTATTGGTATTTCTTGAAAAACTTGGATTCCCAAAAGAATCTATCGAAACTTATATAATAAGTAATATTTCTGCTAAGATTGAACAAATCCTTACTTCTATTTTAAATGGATTCCTCAACATCTTCGGAAGTATTGGAACAGTGCTCAATCAGCTTGTTAATCTTTTTATAATTCCGATCTTGACTTTCTACATCTTGAAAGATTTCGATTTCATTCTCGAGAATTTTAAAAATCTTTTTCCAAAAAGATTTCATCAATCAATGGAAGAGTTTGCTTCGAAAATCAACAAAATAGTCGGAAGCTATCTGCGAGGTGCTCTTATTGTCTGTTTAATCAATGCTGCTGTTATCACAACTTTCCTATCTATAATAGGTGTCCGGTATTCGTTTGTGCTCGGAATCCTTTCCGGAGTGTTTTGTTTCATACCATATTTTGGAGTGCTGATAAGTTTTTCAATTGGATTCATTGTTGCACTATTCAGCGGATTAGCTCCGTTGAGTTTGCTTCTTATCCCAGTACTTTACTTCGGAGAAAATTTACTTGAGAGTAGTATCTTTTACCCGAAAATTGTTGGTTCACAGATTGGAATGCACCCGGCGATGTTGATTTTGTCTCTATTTGTGTTTTCTTATTTCTTGGGACTTGTTGGAATGTTGATTGCAGTTCCAACAACTTCTATAATTTTATTGTTTGTACGTGAACGAATTGCCAAGCGCGATCAAAGTTCAGCGTAA
- the dnaE gene encoding DNA polymerase III subunit alpha has translation MPEFVHLHNHSDFSLQDGACRISDLVRATVDNKMRAVALTDHGVLFGAIEFYKEAKANGIKPIIGMEAYVTIEGDRFSRPAVPTVMTASGKKRAKHYNHLVLIAKNAQGFKNLGILSTLGFTEGYYFRPRIDIDIIKKYSEGLICLSACAAGVVAHPLVNNDYDRAKRIAIKYKEIFGDDFYLELQNHSMDVDEYIMQGVPKIAKEIDAKLIATNDCHYIKPNHAIPHNVLMKISESRGEVDYETLRYGTDQIYFKNSEEMALLFRDFPDAIENTLEVAEKCNLELKLGENFFPRFPIPEDAETDSLDSYLTQLSYEGLKNKVEKISDDLKLRLEYELSVIKQMGYSGYFLIVQDFIRAAKSKSIAVGPGRGSAAGSLVSYALDITNVNPLEYGLLFERFLNPDRVSMPDIDCDFADDGREEIIQYVREKYGAENVAQIITFNRLSSRQIINDVGRVLNLPIPEVREITKNIPSVFGKVLSINQAIKEVPELSFLKRPKDEQIKKLIEYSTVLENLNRNASVHAAGVVIAPGPIQEYSPLFKTNDNSIVTQYDMKDLEEVGLIKMDILGLRTLTIIQKSLKFIKEIYNVDIDIEKIPLDDPKTFELFGKGKTVGVFQFDKQHTQEYLKRLKPTSISELSAMNALNRPGPMQYIDEFIDRKYGRKQIRYIHPSLEPILKETYGIIVYQEQVIRIANEIVGYSLAKADLMRRAMGKKDEKFMIALEMEFIEEGVKNGLDRKIVEEIFNEIKKFKDYGFNKSHSVAYSILAFQTAYLKARYPVEFLAANMCANLTKQDEISPFLNECSKMHIQVLPPDVNESHVDFTIEDGAIRFGLAAIKNVGVSAVEDIVKARLEKPFTSIFDFCSRTDTRIVNKRALEGLILAGAFDRLHRHRSQLFHGVDVALNYGQKKQERDRIGQASIFDSPAINGDTNHEPKLPNVQTWSRPERLRKEREVLGFYISGHPLTDQDLYVRSFSNIFLGEVEHYDERDRAVTVCVVLLEITTRIYKETKTLAKIKIQDLTGESEGILFDEQYKLYQHLLKEYSTVILRGIAEKRGDSIQVRVNEVIPVDEAVKRLSSGVVIDIEIDNTSKSSLAKLKELLIKHKGGLPVFLNAIAKDGKSERFVLKNHLISMSNGILNELTKIFPAESILIISK, from the coding sequence TTGCCAGAGTTTGTACATCTTCATAACCATTCTGATTTCAGTCTTCAAGATGGTGCCTGCCGAATTTCCGATCTAGTCCGTGCCACTGTCGATAATAAAATGAGAGCCGTTGCTTTGACAGATCACGGAGTTCTTTTTGGTGCGATTGAATTCTATAAGGAAGCGAAAGCGAACGGAATAAAGCCGATCATCGGTATGGAAGCATATGTCACAATCGAGGGCGATAGATTTTCTCGACCGGCAGTCCCGACAGTAATGACCGCGAGTGGAAAGAAACGTGCGAAGCATTATAATCATTTGGTCCTCATCGCAAAAAATGCGCAAGGATTTAAAAATCTTGGAATTCTTTCAACGCTTGGATTCACAGAGGGATACTATTTCCGTCCGCGAATTGATATCGATATAATTAAAAAATATTCGGAAGGATTGATTTGTCTTTCAGCATGTGCTGCTGGTGTTGTAGCGCATCCACTTGTTAACAACGATTATGATCGTGCAAAAAGAATTGCGATTAAATACAAAGAAATTTTCGGCGATGATTTTTATCTCGAGTTACAAAATCACAGCATGGATGTGGACGAATACATCATGCAGGGAGTTCCGAAAATTGCGAAAGAAATTGATGCAAAACTGATCGCGACGAACGACTGTCATTATATAAAACCGAATCACGCAATTCCTCACAATGTACTGATGAAAATATCTGAATCGCGCGGCGAAGTTGATTACGAAACTCTTCGCTATGGAACAGATCAAATCTATTTCAAAAATTCGGAAGAGATGGCTTTACTGTTCCGTGATTTTCCAGATGCAATTGAAAATACTCTCGAAGTTGCTGAAAAATGTAACCTTGAACTTAAACTTGGTGAAAACTTTTTTCCGAGATTCCCAATCCCAGAAGATGCAGAAACAGATTCTCTTGACAGTTATCTCACTCAACTGTCTTATGAAGGGCTTAAAAATAAAGTTGAGAAAATCTCAGATGATTTAAAGCTGCGTTTGGAATATGAGCTATCTGTAATCAAACAGATGGGCTACTCAGGTTATTTTCTTATTGTGCAGGATTTTATCCGTGCGGCAAAAAGCAAAAGTATTGCTGTCGGTCCTGGACGTGGCTCGGCTGCCGGCAGTTTAGTTTCTTATGCGCTTGATATTACAAATGTTAATCCACTCGAATATGGATTACTCTTCGAGAGATTTTTGAATCCTGATCGTGTCTCAATGCCCGATATAGATTGTGATTTTGCTGACGATGGCCGGGAAGAAATAATTCAGTACGTTCGAGAAAAATATGGCGCAGAAAATGTCGCGCAGATTATAACCTTTAACAGATTGTCATCAAGACAGATTATAAATGATGTCGGTCGTGTTCTTAATCTTCCGATTCCGGAGGTTCGTGAGATAACTAAAAACATTCCATCGGTATTTGGAAAAGTTTTATCGATTAATCAGGCAATAAAAGAAGTTCCGGAATTAAGTTTTTTAAAGCGTCCTAAGGATGAACAAATTAAAAAACTGATAGAATACTCAACCGTACTTGAAAATTTAAATCGAAATGCATCGGTTCATGCTGCAGGAGTAGTGATTGCTCCTGGTCCAATTCAAGAATATTCTCCACTATTTAAAACAAATGATAATTCAATCGTTACACAATACGATATGAAAGACCTCGAAGAAGTCGGTCTGATAAAAATGGACATTCTTGGTCTGCGTACATTAACGATCATCCAAAAGTCATTAAAGTTCATCAAAGAAATTTATAATGTTGATATTGATATAGAAAAAATTCCTCTTGACGATCCTAAAACTTTCGAACTGTTTGGGAAAGGAAAAACAGTCGGTGTATTTCAGTTTGATAAGCAGCATACACAAGAATACTTGAAGCGGTTGAAACCAACTTCGATTTCAGAACTATCTGCAATGAATGCACTGAATCGGCCTGGCCCAATGCAATACATTGATGAATTTATTGATAGAAAGTATGGACGTAAACAGATCAGATACATTCATCCATCTCTCGAACCGATATTAAAGGAGACTTACGGAATTATTGTATATCAGGAGCAAGTAATCCGGATTGCAAATGAAATCGTTGGTTATTCACTCGCAAAAGCTGATTTGATGCGTCGAGCTATGGGTAAGAAAGATGAAAAATTTATGATCGCTCTTGAAATGGAGTTTATTGAAGAGGGAGTGAAGAATGGACTTGATAGAAAAATCGTTGAAGAGATTTTTAATGAAATAAAAAAATTCAAGGATTACGGATTCAATAAGAGTCATAGTGTTGCTTATTCAATTCTTGCATTTCAGACTGCATATTTAAAAGCTCGTTACCCGGTTGAGTTTTTAGCTGCAAACATGTGCGCTAACTTAACAAAGCAGGATGAAATTTCTCCGTTTCTAAATGAATGCAGCAAAATGCATATACAGGTTCTCCCGCCGGATGTGAATGAATCTCATGTTGACTTCACAATAGAAGATGGTGCGATTCGGTTCGGATTGGCTGCAATTAAGAATGTCGGTGTTTCAGCAGTGGAAGATATTGTGAAAGCTCGGCTTGAAAAACCTTTTACGAGCATTTTCGATTTTTGCAGCCGGACTGATACGCGCATAGTTAATAAACGTGCACTTGAAGGATTGATTCTTGCTGGAGCTTTTGATCGATTGCATAGACATCGTTCTCAGCTTTTTCATGGGGTCGATGTTGCATTGAATTATGGACAAAAAAAACAAGAAAGAGATCGGATCGGACAAGCATCAATTTTTGATTCTCCCGCAATTAACGGTGATACTAATCATGAGCCGAAACTTCCAAATGTGCAGACATGGTCTCGTCCAGAAAGATTAAGAAAAGAAAGAGAAGTTTTAGGTTTTTATATTTCAGGACACCCTTTGACTGACCAAGATTTATATGTTCGATCTTTCAGTAATATTTTTCTTGGTGAGGTTGAGCATTACGATGAACGCGACCGAGCTGTAACAGTTTGTGTAGTTCTACTTGAAATCACCACACGGATTTATAAGGAAACAAAAACACTTGCCAAAATAAAGATACAGGACTTGACGGGGGAGAGTGAGGGAATTTTGTTTGACGAACAGTATAAACTCTATCAACACCTTCTTAAAGAATACAGTACTGTTATATTGCGCGGTATCGCAGAAAAAAGAGGCGACTCAATCCAGGTTCGAGTAAATGAAGTGATTCCTGTTGATGAGGCGGTTAAACGACTTTCTTCGGGAGTTGTGATTGATATTGAAATTGATAACACATCTAAATCATCACTCGCAAAACTTAAAGAACTTTTAATAAAACATAAAGGCGGATTGCCGGTGTTTTTGAATGCAATTGCAAAAGATGGAAAGAGTGAAAGATTTGTTTTGAAAAATCATTTAATTTCAATGAGCAATGGAATTCTGAACGAATTAACAAAAATCTTTCCGGCTGAAAGTATTTTAATTATTTCTAAATAG
- a CDS encoding SDR family oxidoreductase, protein MEKNWALILGASSGFGGAAAIELAKNGYNIFGIHLDRQITMPKVQQIIKKIERTGNQAVFFNINAADAIKRNEILDEMKERFSKEKGKVKVLIHSLAFGTLKPFIAKQSTDAISQAQMEMTMDVMANSLVYWTQGLVFRNLLGEGGRIFGLTSAGSHTVINNYGAVSAAKAALEAHIRQLSVELAPMGITANAILAGVTDTPALHKIPGAKQMIDVAKTKNPFGRLTTPEDVAHAIVSLCHSNCSWISGNVIGVDGAEYIVNYTGEKTNK, encoded by the coding sequence ATGGAAAAGAATTGGGCACTAATTCTTGGTGCATCGAGTGGATTTGGTGGAGCTGCGGCCATAGAATTGGCAAAGAATGGATACAACATTTTCGGCATTCATTTGGACAGGCAAATAACTATGCCGAAAGTTCAACAGATAATTAAGAAAATTGAAAGGACAGGAAATCAAGCTGTATTTTTTAATATCAATGCTGCGGATGCAATTAAAAGAAATGAAATTCTTGATGAGATGAAGGAGAGATTCTCGAAAGAAAAAGGAAAAGTGAAAGTTCTAATTCACTCTCTCGCATTTGGTACATTGAAACCTTTCATTGCAAAGCAATCAACCGATGCGATTTCGCAAGCTCAGATGGAAATGACAATGGATGTTATGGCAAACTCGCTTGTGTATTGGACACAGGGACTCGTCTTTAGGAATCTCTTAGGAGAAGGGGGGAGGATCTTTGGGTTAACGAGTGCTGGTTCGCACACTGTAATCAATAATTATGGCGCAGTCTCTGCAGCTAAAGCCGCGCTCGAAGCTCATATACGGCAATTGTCTGTAGAACTTGCTCCGATGGGTATCACAGCAAATGCAATACTAGCAGGTGTCACTGATACTCCGGCACTTCATAAAATTCCTGGTGCAAAACAAATGATAGATGTAGCAAAAACAAAAAATCCATTTGGGAGATTAACTACGCCGGAAGACGTTGCGCATGCAATTGTTTCTCTCTGTCACTCGAACTGTAGTTGGATTTCTGGAAATGTTATTGGTGTGGATGGTGCGGAATATATTGTGAATTATACTGGCGAGAAGACAAATAAATAG
- a CDS encoding acyl-CoA dehydrogenase — translation MFEMKFTEEQNMLREMVRDFTNKEIKPIANKIDEDEKIPQELIKKIAELGLLGTAFPTEYGGGGFGEVGYCIQQEEISRACLSTATFIGAHQSIGTNAIYLGGTEELKKKYVAPLAQGEYIGAFCLTETQAGSDSFNVKTRAHLDGNEWILNGEKLWITNGSLADIVTVFARTDRGVSAFVVETKWPGFSAGPAEKKMGIKGSTTNAITFDNVRVPKENLIGQDGRGFLLAMKTLDAGRLGLGACCVGAAKQLLEDSTRYAKERVQFDQSISNFQAIQFMLADMAIMIYNMESIVYRTATDYDLKKNISRQAAIVKYYCSEALCQVSDLAVQIHGGMGYSRELHIERFYRDARINKIFEGTNEIQKGIIARDLIKRNGVV, via the coding sequence ATGTTTGAAATGAAATTTACTGAAGAACAAAACATGCTTCGGGAAATGGTTCGTGATTTCACAAATAAGGAAATCAAACCGATCGCAAATAAAATTGATGAAGATGAAAAAATCCCGCAGGAGCTGATTAAAAAAATTGCTGAACTTGGGCTGCTTGGTACTGCTTTCCCGACTGAGTACGGTGGTGGTGGATTCGGTGAAGTTGGTTATTGCATCCAGCAGGAAGAGATTTCTCGAGCATGTCTCTCAACCGCAACGTTTATCGGAGCACATCAATCAATCGGAACAAATGCCATCTATCTTGGTGGTACTGAAGAGCTAAAAAAGAAGTATGTTGCTCCGCTTGCACAAGGCGAATACATCGGCGCATTTTGTTTGACAGAAACACAAGCTGGCTCGGATTCATTCAACGTTAAAACTCGTGCTCATTTAGACGGGAATGAATGGATTTTGAATGGTGAAAAACTTTGGATCACAAACGGCTCTCTTGCTGACATTGTAACTGTTTTTGCGCGAACTGATCGTGGGGTAAGTGCATTTGTTGTCGAAACTAAATGGCCGGGGTTTTCTGCAGGCCCAGCAGAAAAGAAAATGGGAATCAAAGGAAGCACAACCAATGCAATTACTTTCGATAATGTTCGTGTACCAAAAGAAAATTTAATTGGGCAAGATGGACGTGGATTTTTGCTCGCAATGAAAACACTCGATGCTGGTCGTTTAGGATTGGGTGCGTGCTGTGTTGGAGCTGCAAAACAGCTTTTAGAAGATTCAACAAGATATGCAAAAGAGCGAGTTCAATTCGATCAATCTATCAGCAACTTTCAAGCAATTCAATTCATGTTAGCAGATATGGCAATCATGATTTATAATATGGAATCAATTGTTTATCGTACTGCTACCGATTACGATTTAAAGAAAAATATTTCCCGTCAAGCTGCGATAGTTAAATACTATTGCTCAGAAGCACTATGTCAAGTCTCTGATTTAGCCGTACAAATTCATGGGGGAATGGGGTATTCACGTGAATTGCACATCGAACGATTTTATCGTGATGCGAGGATTAATAAAATTTTCGAAGGTACGAATGAAATCCAAAAAGGAATTATTGCTCGAGATTTAATTAAGAGAAATGGAGTCGTCTAA